A window of Longispora fulva contains these coding sequences:
- a CDS encoding XRE family transcriptional regulator, which produces MEELAEACEVDPKTVERWISHNRVPHRRHRWAAAQRLGTDETYLWPDVLAKGDGRLAEASRSELTEVYPDRASIPRDTWLRLLTGTQEHMDVLVYSGTFFAQTQPRVAAMLAERVSAGVQVRLCFGDPESQAVAVRDQEEGLGGTMGAKIRASLTYYRDLVRFDGCEIRLHATTLYNSIFRYDDELIVNAHVYGEPASLNPALHFRKLDGGTLFAHYTASFDRVWSEAVPWNPGG; this is translated from the coding sequence GTGGAGGAGTTGGCCGAGGCATGCGAGGTTGACCCCAAGACTGTTGAAAGGTGGATCTCCCACAACCGGGTGCCGCACCGTCGGCATCGTTGGGCTGCGGCCCAGCGGCTCGGCACTGACGAGACCTACCTCTGGCCCGACGTGCTCGCCAAGGGCGACGGCCGACTGGCGGAAGCCAGCCGTTCGGAGCTCACAGAGGTCTATCCCGACCGTGCGTCGATCCCTCGCGACACGTGGTTGAGGCTGTTGACGGGCACCCAGGAACACATGGACGTCCTCGTCTACTCAGGCACGTTCTTCGCACAGACCCAACCCCGGGTCGCCGCCATGCTGGCCGAGCGCGTCTCTGCCGGGGTGCAGGTGCGTTTGTGTTTCGGCGACCCCGAAAGCCAGGCGGTCGCGGTCAGAGATCAGGAAGAGGGCCTCGGCGGGACCATGGGGGCGAAGATCCGGGCGAGCCTCACCTACTACCGTGACCTCGTCCGGTTCGACGGCTGCGAGATCCGACTTCACGCGACCACGTTGTACAACAGCATCTTCCGTTACGACGACGAACTGATCGTCAACGCTCACGTCTACGGAGAGCCAGCCAGCCTCAACCCCGCTCTGCACTTCCGTAAGCTCGATGGCGGCACCTTGTTCGCGCACTACACGGCAAGCTTCGACCGGGTGTGGTCCGAGGCCGTACCGTGGAATCCGGGAGGCTGA
- a CDS encoding GNAT family N-acetyltransferase — protein MSSVGITVAGDSDANLVAGLIASAFNDLDVARWLVPDVVDRARILPPQFLILVEHALKHGEVHLTVDRDAAAVWFPRDGSPLPAPDDYDNRLAEICGPWTDRFHTLDELFDAHHPHEPHDHLALLAVLPGRQGKGVGSALLRHRHASLDAAGRPAYLEASSPESRDLYLRHGYELRGEPFTVPDGTPLWPMWRRPQ, from the coding sequence ATGAGCTCCGTCGGCATCACGGTGGCAGGCGACAGCGACGCGAACCTGGTCGCCGGGCTGATCGCCAGCGCCTTCAACGACCTCGACGTGGCCCGGTGGCTCGTCCCCGACGTGGTGGACCGGGCCAGGATCCTGCCCCCGCAGTTCCTGATCCTCGTCGAACACGCCCTCAAGCACGGCGAGGTGCACCTGACCGTCGACCGGGACGCCGCCGCCGTGTGGTTCCCCCGCGACGGCTCCCCGCTGCCGGCCCCCGACGACTACGACAACCGGCTCGCCGAGATCTGCGGCCCGTGGACCGACCGGTTCCACACCCTCGACGAGCTGTTCGACGCGCACCACCCGCACGAGCCGCACGACCACCTCGCGCTCCTCGCCGTGCTCCCCGGCCGGCAGGGCAAGGGGGTCGGCAGCGCGCTGCTCCGGCACCGGCACGCGTCCCTGGACGCGGCCGGCCGCCCGGCGTACCTGGAGGCCAGCAGCCCCGAGAGCCGGGACCTGTACCTGCGGCACGGCTACGAGCTGCGCGGCGAGCCGTTCACTGTTCCGGACGGCACGCCCTTGTGGCCCATGTGGCGCCGCCCTCAGTAG
- a CDS encoding peptidoglycan DD-metalloendopeptidase family protein, with product MSPLWLRSGVALGTLLGALAVAAVPAQAGPADDTALRRTVESTLVAERGAQARAAYASTALETMVEPSRRSGAWVFGGAVIRVPDGVEASPVTALFLAHRVAGRWRVTLEGTPEFGAAAQVAPVVDAGERALFAVRPALAGTATGLALPWAQGAGWAHWGVHGDSGTSRPYNAIDFYGGDGHVRASRAGKIYRFCTSARWPYIKVVHDNGYTTGYYHTVNQTTKPDGSDIALGEQVGDINTQLPCGGSANGDHVHWTLWQGSTAVAVQGKDIGGWTWYEGSSAYQGYAERNGTRIYGNTCCNLVNYGGGGPTPTYSTGTVNSGTYSSVNVRSGPGTSYGVIGSQAHNDVIQIACTASGGSVSGPYGTSTVWDRKPDGGYVSAAFVKLDAGQPVPPGC from the coding sequence ATGTCTCCACTCTGGCTACGCTCCGGAGTCGCCCTCGGGACCCTGCTCGGCGCGCTCGCCGTCGCCGCCGTCCCTGCCCAGGCCGGACCGGCCGACGACACCGCGCTGCGGCGGACCGTCGAGAGCACCCTCGTCGCCGAGCGCGGCGCCCAGGCCCGGGCCGCGTACGCGAGCACGGCGCTGGAAACCATGGTCGAGCCCAGCCGCCGCTCCGGCGCCTGGGTGTTCGGCGGCGCGGTGATCCGGGTCCCCGACGGGGTCGAGGCCTCCCCGGTCACCGCGCTGTTCCTCGCCCACCGGGTGGCCGGCCGGTGGCGGGTGACCCTGGAGGGCACGCCGGAGTTCGGCGCGGCGGCCCAGGTCGCCCCCGTGGTCGACGCGGGGGAGCGGGCACTGTTCGCGGTCCGGCCGGCCCTCGCCGGGACCGCCACCGGGCTCGCCCTGCCGTGGGCGCAGGGCGCGGGCTGGGCGCACTGGGGCGTGCACGGCGACTCCGGCACGTCGCGGCCCTACAACGCGATCGACTTCTACGGCGGCGACGGGCATGTCAGGGCGTCGCGGGCCGGCAAGATCTACCGGTTCTGCACGTCGGCCCGCTGGCCGTACATCAAGGTGGTGCACGACAACGGCTACACGACCGGGTACTACCACACGGTCAACCAGACCACGAAGCCCGACGGCTCCGACATCGCCCTCGGTGAGCAGGTCGGCGACATCAACACCCAGCTACCGTGCGGCGGTTCGGCCAACGGCGACCACGTGCACTGGACCCTGTGGCAGGGCTCGACGGCCGTGGCCGTGCAGGGCAAGGACATCGGCGGCTGGACCTGGTACGAGGGCTCCAGCGCCTACCAGGGCTACGCCGAGCGCAACGGCACGAGGATCTACGGCAACACCTGCTGCAACCTCGTCAACTACGGCGGCGGCGGCCCGACTCCGACCTACTCCACCGGCACCGTCAACTCGGGCACCTACAGCAGCGTGAACGTGCGCAGTGGACCCGGGACGAGCTACGGCGTGATCGGCTCCCAGGCGCACAACGACGTCATCCAGATCGCGTGCACCGCCTCCGGCGGCTCCGTGTCTGGTCCGTATGGAACAAGCACCGTGTGGGACCGCAAGCCCGACGGCGGGTACGTCTCGGCGGCGTTCGTGAAGCTCGACGCGGGCCAGCCGGTCCCGCCGGGCTGCTGA
- a CDS encoding APC family permease — protein sequence MSTTGRKRPDHVSQALASSRLGVPAVVFFVLSAAAPLTVVGGVITTGYAVTGITGLPLAFLAVAAVLVLFSVGYVAMARHVSNAGAFYTYVTRGLGRPAGIGAAWVALLAYNMMQVGLYGGFGFVAAPLLNDWFGVSLAWWVIALFSWALVAVLGVMRVDINGTILAFLLVAEIAVIVVYDAASLLNPAGNTVSYETLKPSNLFVSGLGALLVIAVTGFVGFEGAAVFAEETKNPRRTVPIATYVSVGIIATLYAVSAWAMTVATGPENIVNTSRENGPETIFLLAGAHLGTTAVHIGHALLLTSLIAAMISFHNTTARYAFALGRERVLPAAFGRTSRRSGAPKVGSLAQSALGLVVILGYAAAGLDPLTQLFFWAGTSGAFGVLLLITATSVAVIGFFSREPNGESAWRRLIAPGLAVLALSMMVVLSVSNFATLLGVEATSPLRWIVPALFPVAALIGVGWALVLKATRPDVYRSIGLGANSSIGRTGPSVLAPEAPVSPRVATEGAR from the coding sequence ATGTCCACTACCGGACGCAAACGCCCGGACCACGTGTCCCAGGCGCTGGCGAGCAGCAGGCTCGGCGTGCCAGCTGTCGTCTTCTTCGTCTTGTCCGCCGCCGCGCCGCTCACCGTCGTCGGCGGCGTCATCACCACCGGGTACGCGGTCACCGGCATCACGGGCCTCCCCCTGGCCTTCCTCGCCGTCGCAGCCGTGCTCGTGCTGTTCTCCGTCGGGTACGTCGCGATGGCCCGGCACGTGTCCAACGCCGGCGCCTTCTACACGTACGTGACCCGGGGTCTCGGCCGGCCGGCCGGGATCGGGGCGGCGTGGGTCGCGCTGCTCGCGTACAACATGATGCAGGTCGGGCTCTACGGCGGCTTCGGCTTCGTCGCCGCGCCGCTCCTGAACGACTGGTTCGGCGTCTCCCTCGCCTGGTGGGTGATCGCGCTGTTCTCCTGGGCCCTGGTCGCCGTGCTCGGCGTCATGCGGGTCGACATCAACGGCACGATCCTGGCGTTCCTCCTCGTGGCCGAGATCGCCGTGATCGTGGTCTACGACGCCGCCAGCCTGCTCAACCCGGCCGGCAACACGGTCAGCTACGAGACCCTCAAGCCCAGCAACCTGTTCGTGTCCGGGCTGGGCGCGCTGCTGGTCATCGCCGTCACCGGCTTCGTCGGCTTCGAGGGCGCGGCGGTGTTCGCGGAGGAGACCAAGAACCCGCGCCGCACGGTGCCCATCGCCACGTACGTCTCCGTCGGCATCATCGCCACCCTCTACGCCGTGTCCGCCTGGGCCATGACCGTGGCCACCGGGCCGGAGAACATCGTCAACACGTCCCGGGAGAACGGCCCGGAGACCATCTTCCTGCTCGCGGGCGCGCACCTGGGCACCACTGCGGTCCACATCGGACACGCCCTGCTGCTGACCAGCCTGATCGCCGCGATGATCAGCTTCCACAACACCACGGCCCGGTACGCCTTCGCCCTCGGCCGCGAGCGCGTGCTCCCGGCGGCCTTCGGCCGCACCAGCCGCCGGTCCGGGGCGCCCAAGGTCGGCTCCCTGGCCCAGAGCGCCCTCGGCCTCGTCGTGATCCTCGGGTACGCCGCCGCCGGCCTCGACCCACTCACCCAGCTCTTCTTCTGGGCCGGCACCAGCGGAGCCTTCGGGGTGCTGCTCCTGATCACGGCCACCTCCGTCGCCGTGATCGGCTTCTTCAGCCGCGAGCCGAACGGCGAGTCCGCGTGGCGCCGCCTCATCGCCCCGGGCCTGGCGGTGCTGGCCCTGAGCATGATGGTGGTCCTGTCCGTGAGCAACTTCGCCACCCTGCTCGGCGTCGAGGCCACCTCGCCGCTGCGCTGGATCGTGCCGGCCCTGTTCCCGGTCGCCGCCCTGATCGGCGTCGGGTGGGCCCTGGTGCTGAAGGCGACCCGCCCCGACGTGTACCGGTCGATCGGCCTCGGCGCCAACAGCTCCATCGGCCGCACCGGCCCCAGCGTGCTCGCGCCCGAGGCCCCGGTCTCGCCCCGCGTCGCCACCGAGGGGGCTCGATGA
- a CDS encoding MgtC/SapB family protein, translating into MKDPTWWLLTARLGSALGLGIAIGLERQWRSRSAGLRTTALVSTGAAMFVLMSVLTDREASPTRVAAQVVSGIGFLGAGVIIREGGSLRGINTAATIWCAAAVGCLSAAGHLGAAGAGTGAVIATNLLLRPVALRIDRRVVSAPGRHRDYLLRAVCRDEDEAQIRALLVHALPADLFTLHEVRSRDLEDTGRVEVTARLTAAVADPGQLEDAVSMLSLQPGITAVSWQFVSREPDEEDDV; encoded by the coding sequence ATGAAGGACCCGACGTGGTGGCTGCTCACCGCCCGGCTGGGCTCCGCGCTCGGCCTCGGCATCGCGATCGGACTGGAACGCCAGTGGCGGTCCCGGAGCGCCGGCCTGCGGACCACGGCCCTGGTCTCCACCGGTGCGGCGATGTTCGTGCTGATGAGCGTCCTGACCGACCGGGAGGCGAGTCCCACTCGGGTCGCCGCGCAGGTGGTGTCCGGAATCGGATTCCTGGGCGCCGGCGTCATCATCCGGGAGGGCGGCAGCCTGCGCGGCATCAACACGGCCGCGACGATCTGGTGCGCGGCGGCCGTGGGCTGCCTGTCCGCCGCCGGGCACCTCGGGGCGGCCGGTGCGGGCACCGGCGCCGTGATCGCCACCAACCTGCTGCTGCGGCCCGTCGCGCTGCGGATCGACCGCCGGGTGGTCTCCGCGCCCGGCCGGCACCGCGACTACCTGCTGCGGGCCGTGTGCCGGGACGAGGACGAGGCGCAGATCCGCGCGCTGCTCGTGCACGCCCTGCCGGCCGACCTGTTCACGCTGCACGAGGTCCGCAGCCGCGACCTGGAGGACACCGGCAGGGTCGAGGTGACCGCCCGGCTGACCGCTGCCGTCGCCGACCCGGGACAACTCGAGGACGCCGTGAGCATGCTGAGCCTGCAGCCAGGTATTACAGCGGTCAGTTGGCAGTTTGTCAGTCGTGAACCCGACGAGGAGGACGACGTCTAA
- a CDS encoding class I SAM-dependent methyltransferase yields the protein MLRPDVLDYYNRGGEHGRLTAGTGLLEYLRTWDILERTLPATPCDILDVGGATGVYAAPLTAAGHRVHVIDPVPSHVDAAGRLPGVTATLGDARALDVPDASVDAVLLFGPLYHLTERADRVRAWAEARRVLRPGGVVLGATIGRFASLFDGFVKGYAADPFFVGLVRDVLTTGVHGGGPYFTTAYFHHPDEPPAEARDAGLAVRRVVCVESALWMAGRLREVLEDADQRGLMLELLREVEGDPSMLGTSSHLITVAGLLTDS from the coding sequence ATGCTGAGACCCGACGTCCTCGACTACTACAACCGCGGCGGCGAACACGGCCGGCTGACGGCCGGCACCGGCCTGCTGGAGTACCTGCGCACCTGGGACATCCTGGAGCGCACCCTGCCGGCCACCCCGTGCGACATCCTCGACGTCGGCGGCGCGACCGGGGTCTACGCCGCCCCGCTCACCGCCGCCGGCCACAGGGTGCACGTCATCGACCCGGTTCCCTCGCATGTGGACGCCGCCGGCCGGCTTCCCGGCGTGACGGCGACGCTCGGGGACGCCCGCGCCCTGGACGTGCCCGACGCGAGCGTCGACGCGGTGCTGCTGTTCGGGCCGCTCTACCACCTGACCGAGCGGGCCGACCGGGTCCGGGCGTGGGCGGAGGCACGCCGGGTGCTGCGGCCGGGCGGGGTGGTGCTCGGGGCGACGATCGGCCGGTTCGCGTCCCTGTTCGACGGGTTCGTCAAGGGGTACGCGGCGGATCCGTTCTTCGTCGGCCTGGTCCGTGACGTGCTGACCACCGGGGTGCACGGCGGCGGCCCGTACTTCACCACGGCCTACTTCCACCATCCCGACGAGCCGCCCGCCGAGGCCCGCGACGCCGGCCTGGCCGTGCGCCGGGTGGTGTGTGTGGAGAGTGCACTGTGGATGGCGGGCCGGCTTCGCGAGGTGCTGGAAGACGCCGACCAGCGCGGACTCATGCTGGAGCTGCTCCGGGAGGTCGAGGGCGACCCGAGCATGCTCGGGACGAGTAGCCATTTGATCACTGTGGCGGGTCTCTTAACGGACTCTTAA
- a CDS encoding NUDIX domain-containing protein, protein MGRVEYWNDARAPHPNSLVPACGVLAVDDAGRILLQRRRDTGQWALPMGKQELGETPTACATRETHEETGVLVEITGLLGIYSDPGHIVAYTDGEVRQEYEVTFLARPTGGAPAANDEASQVGWFAVAELGGLDIHPTMRRQIDHFLSGRFPHFD, encoded by the coding sequence ATGGGACGCGTCGAGTACTGGAATGATGCCCGGGCTCCTCACCCCAATAGCCTGGTCCCCGCCTGCGGTGTGCTCGCCGTGGACGACGCGGGGCGCATCCTGCTCCAGCGGCGCCGCGATACCGGCCAATGGGCACTACCGATGGGCAAACAGGAGCTGGGCGAGACCCCGACGGCCTGCGCGACCCGCGAGACACACGAGGAGACCGGCGTTCTCGTCGAGATCACCGGTCTCCTCGGCATCTACTCCGACCCGGGCCACATAGTGGCGTACACCGACGGTGAGGTCCGCCAGGAATACGAGGTCACCTTTCTCGCGCGGCCGACCGGCGGAGCCCCTGCCGCCAACGACGAAGCCAGCCAGGTCGGATGGTTCGCCGTCGCCGAACTCGGCGGACTGGACATCCACCCGACCATGCGCCGCCAGATCGACCATTTCCTGAGCGGCCGGTTCCCCCACTTCGACTAG
- a CDS encoding isovaleryl-CoA dehydrogenase translates to MSATHEVTNQVPPLVGRDLAADPALLEGVAREGADWSVADLRELGVLAGSAHARELGRLANEHEPVLRTHDRYGHRIDEVEFHPAWHELMTTAVSRGLHAAPWADDRKGAHVARAAQFYVWGQVEAGHSCPISMTYAVVPALRRNPELAARFEPLLTSTTYDFGLRPPETKRGLIAGMSMTEKQGGSDVRANTTTATPQPDGSYRLTGHKWFTSAPMSDLFLVLAQAPAGLSCLLLPRVLPDGALNPMRLVRLKDKLGNRSNASAEVEYENATAWLVGDEGDGVRTIIEMVNMTRLDCVLGAASGMRTGVREAAHHATYRTAFGKALRDQPLMRNVLADLALESEAATTVALRLAGAKDRGEDDFRRLALAVTKYWVCKRGPAHAAEALECLGGNGYVEESGMPRLYREAPLVSIWEGSGNVAALDALRAMRRPETVAAFQAELGLAVGADRHYDAALRTLALADATEVGARRLVERLALLLQASLLIRHAPPAVADAFCASRLGGDWGVAFGTLPGGADLDGILDRLG, encoded by the coding sequence ATGTCCGCCACCCACGAGGTGACCAACCAGGTCCCGCCGCTCGTCGGCCGCGACCTCGCCGCCGACCCGGCCCTGCTGGAGGGCGTCGCCCGGGAGGGGGCCGACTGGTCCGTCGCCGACCTGCGCGAGCTGGGCGTCCTGGCCGGCAGCGCGCACGCCCGGGAGCTGGGCCGCCTGGCCAACGAGCACGAGCCGGTGCTGCGCACCCACGACCGGTACGGGCACCGGATCGACGAGGTCGAGTTCCACCCCGCCTGGCACGAGCTGATGACCACGGCGGTGTCCCGCGGCCTGCACGCCGCGCCGTGGGCCGACGACCGCAAGGGCGCGCACGTCGCCCGCGCCGCCCAGTTCTACGTCTGGGGCCAGGTCGAGGCCGGCCACTCCTGTCCGATCTCCATGACCTACGCCGTGGTGCCGGCCCTGCGCCGCAATCCGGAGCTGGCCGCCCGGTTCGAGCCGCTGCTGACCTCCACCACCTACGACTTCGGGCTGCGGCCCCCGGAGACCAAGCGCGGGCTGATCGCCGGCATGTCCATGACCGAGAAGCAGGGCGGCTCGGACGTGCGGGCCAACACCACCACCGCGACCCCGCAGCCGGACGGGTCCTACCGGCTGACCGGGCACAAGTGGTTCACCTCCGCGCCGATGTCCGACCTGTTCCTCGTGCTCGCCCAGGCCCCGGCCGGGCTGTCGTGCCTCCTGCTGCCCCGGGTGCTGCCCGACGGCGCGCTCAACCCGATGCGGCTGGTCCGGCTCAAGGACAAGCTCGGCAACCGGTCCAACGCGTCGGCGGAGGTGGAGTACGAGAACGCGACCGCCTGGCTCGTCGGGGACGAGGGCGACGGGGTGCGCACCATCATCGAGATGGTCAACATGACCCGGCTGGACTGCGTGCTCGGCGCGGCCAGCGGGATGCGGACCGGGGTGCGGGAGGCGGCGCACCACGCGACGTACCGGACGGCGTTCGGGAAGGCGCTGCGCGACCAGCCGCTGATGCGCAACGTCCTCGCCGACCTGGCCCTCGAATCCGAGGCGGCCACCACCGTGGCGCTGCGGCTGGCCGGAGCCAAGGACCGGGGCGAGGACGACTTCCGCCGCCTTGCCCTGGCCGTGACGAAGTACTGGGTGTGCAAGCGCGGCCCCGCGCACGCCGCCGAGGCCCTGGAATGCCTGGGCGGCAACGGGTACGTCGAGGAGTCCGGCATGCCCCGGCTCTACCGCGAGGCCCCGCTGGTCTCCATCTGGGAGGGCTCGGGCAACGTGGCGGCCCTCGACGCGCTGCGGGCCATGCGCCGGCCGGAGACCGTCGCGGCGTTCCAGGCCGAGCTGGGCCTAGCCGTCGGCGCTGACCGGCACTACGACGCGGCGCTGCGCACCCTGGCGCTGGCTGACGCCACCGAGGTCGGGGCGCGGCGGCTCGTCGAGCGGCTCGCGCTGCTGTTGCAGGCGTCGCTGCTGATCCGGCACGCGCCGCCGGCCGTGGCGGACGCGTTCTGCGCCTCGCGGCTGGGCGGGGACTGGGGGGTGGCGTTCGGGACGCTGCCGGGCGGGGCGGACCTGGACGGGATCCTCGACCGGCTGGGCTGA
- a CDS encoding threonine aldolase family protein, whose amino-acid sequence MIDLRSDTVTRPGPEMRAAMAAAEVGDDVYGEDPTVNALQDRVAALFGHEAALWTPTGSMANQIAVQLIASPGQELLADTDAHVLAYELGAAAAYGGVSSRTYRELSEVPAMIRKEGYNAVPTAAVVVEQTHNLRGGTVVPLTDLEALRETADAHGLAVHCDGARIWHAHVATGVPLAEYGRLFDTMAVCLSKGLGAPAGSLVLGSAERIARARPIRKRMGGGLRQVGIYAAAGDYALGNIARLDQDHARAARLAGALGVTAATNIVLVTVPDAARVVAGAREGGVLIGAMSPTVVRLVTHQDVDDADIDTTVAALKPLL is encoded by the coding sequence ATGATTGATCTCCGCAGCGACACGGTGACCAGGCCCGGACCGGAGATGCGCGCCGCCATGGCCGCCGCGGAGGTCGGCGACGACGTGTACGGCGAGGACCCCACCGTCAACGCGCTCCAGGACCGGGTCGCCGCCCTGTTCGGCCACGAGGCCGCCCTGTGGACCCCGACGGGCTCGATGGCCAACCAGATCGCCGTCCAGTTGATCGCGAGCCCCGGCCAGGAGCTGCTCGCCGACACCGACGCGCACGTCCTCGCCTACGAACTGGGCGCGGCGGCGGCATACGGCGGCGTGAGCAGCCGCACCTACCGCGAACTGTCCGAGGTGCCCGCGATGATCCGCAAGGAGGGCTACAACGCCGTCCCCACGGCCGCGGTCGTCGTCGAGCAGACCCACAACCTGCGCGGCGGTACCGTCGTGCCCCTCACCGACCTCGAGGCCCTCCGCGAGACGGCCGACGCGCACGGGCTGGCCGTGCACTGCGACGGGGCCAGGATCTGGCACGCGCACGTCGCCACGGGCGTCCCGCTGGCCGAGTACGGCCGACTGTTCGACACCATGGCCGTCTGCCTGTCCAAGGGCCTCGGCGCGCCGGCCGGCTCCCTGGTCCTCGGCAGCGCCGAGCGGATCGCGCGGGCCCGGCCGATCAGGAAGCGGATGGGCGGCGGCCTGCGCCAGGTCGGCATCTACGCAGCGGCCGGCGACTACGCGCTGGGCAACATCGCCCGGCTCGACCAGGACCACGCCCGCGCCGCCCGGCTGGCCGGGGCGCTCGGGGTGACCGCCGCGACGAACATCGTGCTGGTGACCGTGCCGGACGCGGCCCGGGTGGTCGCCGGCGCGCGGGAGGGCGGGGTGCTGATCGGCGCGATGAGCCCGACCGTGGTCCGTCTCGTCACCCACCAGGACGTCGACGACGCGGACATCGACACCACCGTCGCGGCCCTGAAGCCCCTGCTCTGA
- a CDS encoding GOLPH3/VPS74 family protein, with the protein MLLADEFFLIAHDDTDGRRRLHGRATDLGLAGALLGELVLFQCLAIENGIVTVIDRQPPADPLAAVVLGDMLGSPQHRDIRTWLAYLSQTASENVAHRLVELAFLRREESRILWRTTVRYVPVDFAQNGWPAPRLRMSLTEGRPMDLHEMALAALVEAAGLFETVVWDGNQASARRYLRRIVSTLPASLRELAGHVEAAVGDAVLTHRG; encoded by the coding sequence GTGCTACTCGCCGACGAGTTCTTCCTGATCGCCCACGACGACACCGACGGTCGTCGCCGGCTGCACGGCAGGGCGACCGACCTCGGCCTCGCCGGGGCCCTCCTCGGCGAGCTCGTGCTGTTCCAGTGTCTGGCCATCGAGAACGGCATCGTCACCGTCATCGACCGCCAGCCCCCGGCCGACCCGCTCGCCGCCGTCGTGCTCGGCGACATGCTCGGCTCCCCCCAGCACCGCGACATCCGCACCTGGCTGGCCTACCTCAGCCAGACCGCCTCGGAGAACGTCGCGCACCGCCTCGTCGAGCTCGCGTTCCTCCGCCGCGAGGAGTCCCGGATCCTGTGGCGCACCACGGTCCGCTACGTCCCCGTGGACTTCGCCCAGAACGGCTGGCCGGCCCCCCGGCTGCGGATGTCGCTCACCGAGGGCCGCCCGATGGACCTGCACGAGATGGCCCTGGCGGCGCTCGTCGAGGCCGCCGGGCTGTTCGAGACCGTGGTGTGGGACGGCAACCAGGCCTCCGCGCGACGGTACCTGCGGCGGATCGTGTCCACCCTGCCGGCCTCCCTGCGCGAACTCGCCGGACATGTCGAAGCGGCCGTCGGGGACGCCGTCCTGACCCACAGGGGTTGA